In a genomic window of Malassezia japonica chromosome 4, complete sequence:
- the HIS7 gene encoding dCMP deaminase (EggNog:ENOG503NUBP; MEROPS:MER0065588; COG:E; BUSCO:EOG09261NLY): MLYLLDNGAGNIQSLANSLTRLGHEFEWVRDPSDMAKADKLLFPGVGAFGTAMEALSKKGYLEPLRAYIKSGKPYMGICVGMQALFEGSDESPAVPGLGALPGRVGRFSATDASGKVRKAVPHIGWSKATVPAYDGDVQGLGEAYGLDGDEYYYFVHSYRVAFTPELANVTLTTTQYGDETYVSSVQYNNIFATQFHPEKSGAAGLRVLAAWLARNNEPLSVPRTLSAPASAPYTMPTRRIVACLDVRSNDQGDLVVTKGESYDVRERTGASDVRNMGKPVELAQRYYDEGADEVTFLNITSFRNWALTDQPMLTLLQRAAETIFVPLTIGGGIRDYTDPDGSVHPALDVAHAYFRAGADKVSIGSEAVFAVERLMERSTALGGSADPGQAPDAALKQDTGIEQISHMYGSQAVVVSIDPRRVYVDGGAVPPAHVASLVSGPDEREGHSGTAQWWYACTVKGGRETRDVDVVQLARGVERLGAGELLINSIDRDGSNAGFDTQLVDLVRASVAISVIASSGAGKPSHFSEVFSPREAAGGAVIEAALAAGIFHR, encoded by the exons ATGTTGTATCTGCTGGACAATGGTGCAGgga ATATCCAGAGTTTGGCCAACAGCTTGACGAGGCTCGGCCACGAATTTGAGTGGGTGCGTGACCCGTCGGACATGGCCAAGGCAGACAAGCTGCTTTTCCcgggcgtcggcgcgttTGGCACCGCGATGGAGGCGCTGTCAAAGAAAGGCTACCTGgagccgctgcgcgcctACATTAAGAGCGGCAAGCCGTACATGGGCATCTGCGTGGGTATGCAAGCCCTCTTTGAAGGCTCTGACGAGAGCCCGGCGGTGCCGGGCCTCGGTGCGCTTCCTGGGCGTGTCGGCCGTTTTTCGGCGACGGACGCGAGCGGCAAGGTGCGCAAGGCTGTGCCACACATCGGCTGGAGCAAGGCGACGGTCCCTGCGTACGACGGCGACGTCCAAGGCCTCGGTGAGGCGTacggcctcgacggcgacgagtACTACTACTTTGTGCATTCCTACCGCGTCGCCTTCACCCCGGAGCTCGCGAATGTCACGCTGACCACGACGCAGTACGGCGACGAGACGTACGTGTCCTCGGTGCAATACAACAATATCTTTGCCACGCAGTTCCACCCCGAaaagagcggcgcagccggccTGCGGGTGCTCGCCGCatggctcgcgcgcaacAACGAGCCGCTgtcggtgccgcgcacgctgaGCGCGCCTGCAAGCGCGCCGTACAcgatgccgacgcgccgcattgtcgcgtgcctcgacgtgcgctcGAACGACCAGGGGGATTTGGTGGTCACCAAAGGCGAGAGCTACGATGTGCGCGAGCGTaccggcgcgtcggacgTGCGGAATATGGGCAAgcccgtcgagctcgcgcagcggtACTATGACGAAGGCGCGGACGAGGTCACGTTCCTGAACATCACCTCCTTCCGCAACTGGGCTCTGACCGACCAGCCGATGCTCACGCTGCtccagcgtgccgccgagacGATCTTTGTGCCGCTGACGATCGGCGGCGGAATCCGCGACTACACGGACCCTGACGGGAGCGTGCACCCCGCGCTGGACGTTGCGCACGCCTACTTCCGCGCGGGTGCGGACAAGGTGAGCATTGGCAGCGAGGCGGTGTTTGCCGTGGAGCGCCTCAtggagcgcagcacggcgctcggcggctcggcggaCCCCGGCCAAGCacccgacgcggcgctcaagcAAGACACGGGTATTGAGCAGATTTCGCACATGTACGGCTCGCAGGCGGTGGTGGTGTCCATCGACCCGAGGCGTGTCTACGTGGatggcggcgcggtgccgcccgcgcacgttgcgtcgctcgtgaGCGGtcccgacgagcgcgagggacacagcggcacggcgcagtGGTGGTATGCGTGCACGGTCAAAGGCGgccgcgagacgcgcgatGTCGAtgtcgtgcagctcgcacgcggcgtcgagcgcctcggtgcaGGTGAGCTGTTGATCAACAGCATCGACCGCGACGGAAGCAATGCGGGCTTCGATACGCAGCTGGTCGATctcgtgcgcgcctcggtTGCGATCTCGGTGATtgcgagcagcggcgcgggcaAGCCGAGCCACTTTTCCGAGGTTTTCTCGCCGCGTGaagcggcgggcggcgcggtgattgaggcggcgctggccgcggGTATCTTCCACCG GTGA